A window from Zingiber officinale cultivar Zhangliang chromosome 7A, Zo_v1.1, whole genome shotgun sequence encodes these proteins:
- the LOC122001300 gene encoding uncharacterized protein LOC122001300 isoform X2: protein MEIRVDKNEESDIPKKPKSLDLQSIYVKKPRNSERKSSVKKEVSVWEVENKVLKKKLGSQFEEDGEVLSKPRKKNRKEVSLSRLVPASKRQRNSSNVPKSDKDQISSVPKSDDTSSRSDATHNLQGTNGDAQNSAKDHYSQPTREIDDASIADESKSKNYTDDGFLLPKRRRGIPKSRKSKDPISLETEISNSCHAKVNTNVLDNKLIVKDNLKPKELSEKKRKKKKKVDECDISGSHKDDSTPSTSVGNHSFIKDGNRKVRNRQENTKMSEQRNLVNQARFADNSVNSVSVSQDDDEENLEENAARMLSSRFDPNCTGFSAKRSKSGADSVKNLSCSQSDHERMKGSQGEACSIDSSGRSLRPRRHNGKSFARKRRHFYEVFLRDMDPYCLVKQRIRVFWPLDQNWYFGLIKSYNPMTRLHHVKYDDRDEEWINLQKERFKLLLFPSEVSSKFNFEKPGTETQNKKVEEVDTAESSYLGSLTESEPIISWLTRTTHRTTSCPSNTTKGHLRASPLKDTSPLLLPEPKENIPMIQLDTISSDLLPNCKGSHQSCDWNNNGVSEQKKSIDSQSKKLPYVYFRKRFRNKKEDFKTKLAQHAVDSDQGGSASILSIVSSMTPRWEAEKKSTMVNFQQVIVELSLPLRWTLDFTSQSQIFWLFRSLYNARHGKLVCGWPNVHMEIFFIDGIRGLRFILFEGCLKHAVSLFCVIIKILNQYVEKSNCTNTLIQYPSIVLSISRLNNSGENLLFYNLFSKMESSRWRHFEGKFKKLFTKEALISPPYICSNKLYLSTNEISHSSVKLLEFWERSSLFCRPDMNNAVNPVLNNFVHYVTEEHEKHYPCSLYLAKGSSFSLSLYHKLPIEKETTSGARTSVSSPKDADNTNNTSTSDLCVSFDEAPKQAPERLGRMWSCFSEAAVDHISSSTHTLTDGTYGNRYANNNKSNGHQDLVAGDDGVGNIADHGCVLLSGTPNESATSVHTVHFGSEYAEDSFPLKSHNDRHIINTTNIEVPLEEVEKHNIKKGLLMHHPASNLILEMKEHENPRANVPQSMWHRNRHTSLSRTFIHSPKLGSTDLMANGVSSGYKRPRTQVSYSMLPGGHEHASKSIINHQKINSLKKVKELVANSSSGYSRSSRNSSNSLICEANVLITHADKCWRELGAKIQLDRADQKNWRICVQVSGVTKYVYKAHHVLQPGTTNRYTHAMMWKGGKEWMLEFTDRNQWYIFKQIYEECYNQNIRAASMKNIPIPGVRLFSDSDDGYIEVPFARNSLKYFRYIGSEVDFALDPSHVLYDMDSEDEEWISSVRVSMDSTDNKIPEVTEAMFEKVMDRFEKLAYTQQCEELTNEDIEKYMADVGQTDSVEVVYDHWRQKRKKKGLPLIRQFQPPLWEQYQQQLKEWELKQSRVPIQSGGCHDIADLMKKPPMFAFCLRPRGLEVPLSKQRSHKKLMFNGHHNVSTRDQDSCSNLGRKVDGFSLVEVTGSSYESSDSYHGLLTQSTFSPRDTASTESLFAHDSSERFLDSRYSRSNSKRIDAFLSPRYLQKAPFTYNQRPKNEVNKWTSDYSESSSIKQASSNGFQRHLADMDEFRLRDATSAAQHAWNMAKLKREKAQWLLHKADLSLHRATVALMTAEAIKSSEKGIVGDG, encoded by the exons ATGGAAATTAGGGTCGACAAGAATGAGGAATCTGATATACCTAAGAAGCCAAAATCTTTGGATCTCCAGAGTATTTATGTGAAAAAACCAAGAAATTCTGAGAGGAAATCCAGCGTCAAGAAGGAGGTTTCAGTGTGGGAAGTAGAAAATAAAGTCCTCAAGAAGAAGCTAGGCTCCCAATTTGAGGAGGATGGAGAAGTTCTTTCAAAGCCAAGGAAAAAAAACAGAAAAGAGGTATCCTTGAGCAGGCTTGTACCTGCTTCTAAGCGGCAGAGAAACAGTTCAAATGTCCCAAAGTCAGATAAAGATCAAATTTCCAGTGTCCCCAAGAGTGATGATACCTCCAGTAGAAGTGATGCCACACATAATCTGCAAGGAACAAATGGAGATGCACAAAATTCAGCTAAGGACCATTATTCACAGCCCACAAGGGAGATAGATGATGCATCTATCGCTGATGAATCTAAAAGCAAAAATTATACAGACGATGGTTTCCTTCTTCCAAAGCGGCGTAGGGGCATTCCAAAGTCAAGAAAATCTAAAGATCCCATAAGCTTGGAAACTGAAATATCTAACTCTTGCCATGCAAAGGTTAATACTAATGTTCTGGATAATAAATTAATTGTCAAAGACAATTTGAAGCCAAAGGAATTGAgtgaaaagaagaggaagaaaaagaagaaagtagATGAGTGTGATATAAGTGGGTCCCATAAAGATGATTCTACTCCTTCCACCAGTGTTGGAAATCACAGTTTTATCAAGGATGGGAATAGAAAGGTTAGAAACAGACAGGAGAACACAAAGATGTCTGAACAAAGAAATCTTGTTAATCAGGCACGTTTTGCGGACAATAGTGTGAATTCAGTTTCTGTTTCTCAGGATGATGATGAGGAAAACCTTGAGGAGAATGCTGCTAGAATGCTTTCTTCACGTTTTGATCCGAATTGCACTGGTTTCTCTGCAAAGAGGTCAAAAAGTGGAGCTGATTCAGTGAAAAACTTATCTTGTTCACAATCTGACCATGAGAGAATGAAGGGTTCTCAAGGTGAGGCTTGTTCAATTGATTCATCAGGTAGGAGTCTTCGCCCAAGGAGACACAATGGAAAAAGCTTTGCTCGGAAGCGCCGCCATTTTTATGAAGTCTTTTTGAGGGATATGGACCCTTATTGTTTGGTTAAACAACGAATCAGAGTTTTCTGGCCTTTGGATCAGAATTGGTACTTTGGCCTGATTAAGAGTTACAATCCTATGACTAGGTTGCATCATGTCAAGTATGATGATCGAGATGAGGAGTGGATTAACctccaaaaggaaagatttaaactaTTACTTTTCCCCAGTGAAGTTTCTAGCAAATTTAACTTTGAGAAACCAGGGACAGAGACACAAAACAAAAAAGTTGAAGAGGTAGACACCGCAGAGAGCAGTTATCTAGGAAGCCTCACAGAATCAGAACCCATTATCTCCTGGCTGACTCGTACAACCCATCGAACTACATCTTGCCCTTCCAATACCACAAAGGGACATCTTAGAGCTAGTCCTTTGAAGGATACCAGTCCTTTGCTGTTACCGGAACCGAAAGAAAACATCCCTATGATTCAACTGGATACAATATCTAGTGACTTATTACCAAATTGCAAGGGATCACATCAGTCATGTGATTGGAACAATAATGGTGTATCTGAGCAGAAGAAAAGTATTGATTCTCAAAGCAAGAAGTTACCTTATGTTTACTTCAGAAAACGGTTCCGAAataaaaaggaagattttaaaaccAAACTGGCACAACATGCTGTTGATAGTGATCAAGGTGGTTCTGCAAGCATTCTCTCTATTGTTAGCAGTATGACTCCTAGATGGGAAGCTGAGAAAAAGTCGACTATGGTGAACTTCCAACAAGTTATTGTTGAATTGAGCTTACCACTTCGATGGACTCTGGACTTCACTTCTCAAAGCCAAATCTTTTGGCTTTTTCGATCACTTTATAATGCAAGGCATGGTAAACTGGTTTGTGGATGGCCTAACGTTcacatggagatattttttattGATGGCATTCGTGGACTAAGGTTTATTTTGTTTGAGGGATGTTTAAAGCATGCGGTCTCTCTTTTCTGTGTGATCATCAAGATACTGAATCAATATGTTGAAAAGAGCAACTGCACCAACACTTTAATTCAATATCCGTCAATTGTGCTAAGCATTTCAAGATTGAACAATTCAGGTGAGAACCTTCTTTTTTATAATTTGTTCTCCAAGATGGAAAGTTCAAGATGGAGGCACTTTGAGGGAAAGTTTAAAAAGCTTTTCACAAAGGAGGCATTGATCTCACCTCCTTACATCTGTTCAAATAAACTGTACCTTTCTACCAATGAAATATCACACAGCTCTGTTAAGCTGCTTGAG TTTTGGGAAAGGTCAAGCCTATTCTGTAGACCTGATATGAATAATGCAGTTAATCCAGTTTTGAATAATTTTGTTCATTATGTGACTGAAGAGCATGAGAAGCATTATCCATGTTCCCTTTATCTTGCAAAAggatcatccttttctctaaGTCTGTATCACAAGTTGCCAATTGAGAAAGAAACAACTTCTGGAGCTCGGACTTCAGTTTCTTCACCAAAAGATGCAGATAATACTAATAATACATCAACGTCTGATCTCTGTGTTTCTTTTGATGAAGCCCCTAAGCAAGCTCCAGAAAGGCTTGGTAGAATGTGGTCTTGCTTCAGTGAGGCTGCAGTTGATCACatatcatcaagtacacatactTTGACTGATGGAACTTATGGTAATAGATATGCTAACAACAATAAGTCTAATGGCCATCAAGATCTTGTAGCTGGTGATGATGGTGTGGGGAATATTGCCGACCATGGGTGTGTCTTGCTATCTGGAACTCCAAATGAGTCTGCAACATCTGTGCACACCGTTCATTTTGGTTCTGAATATGCTGAAGATTCATTTCCTCTGAAATCTCATAATGATAGACATATAATCAATACCACCAATATTGAGGTTCCACTTGAGGAAGTTGAGAAGCATAATATTAAAAAAGGTTTGTTGATGCATCACCCTGCTTCCAATTTGATCCTTGAAATGAAAGAACATGAAAACCCTAGGGCAAACGTTCCACAAAGTATGTGGCATCGCAATCGCCATACTTCACTTTCACGGACATTTATTCACAGTCCGAAACTGGGTTCCACAGATCTTATGGCCAATGGTGTTTCTAGTGGCTACAAGAGACCTCGAACCCAGGTCTCATATTCAATGTTACCTGGAGGTCATGAACATGCTTCAAAATCTATAATTAACCATCAGAAGATAAATTCTCTTAAAAAGGTTAAGGAACTTGTTGCAAATTCATCTTCTGGTTATTCCAGAAGTTCACGGAATTCCTCAAATTCACTTATCTGTGAAGCTAATGTCCTCATAACTCATGCTGATAAATGTTGGAGAGAACTTGGAGCCAAAATTCAGCTTGACCGAGCTGATCAGAAGAATTGGAGGATATGCGTACAGGTTTCAGGTGTTACAAAATATGTATACAAGGCACACCATGTTTTACAGCCTGGGACCACAAATCGATACACTCATGCTATGATGTGGAAAGGAGGAAAAGAATGGATGTTAGAGTTCACTGACAGGAACCAGTGGTATATTTTCAAACAAATATATGAAGAATGCTATAATCAAAACATTAGGGCTGCCTCTATGAAGAATATTCCAATTCCAGGTGTTAGGTTGTTCTCAGATAGTGATGATGGTTATATTGAGGTGCCTTTTGCTAGGAATTCTTTAAAGTACTTTCGATATATTGGCTCCGAGGTTGATTTTGCCCTGGATCCATCTCATGTGTTGTATGACATGGACAGTGAGGATGAGGAATGGATATCCTCAGTGAGAGTTTCTATGGACTCCACTGATAATAAGATTCCTGAGGTTACAGAAGCTATGTTTGAAAAGGTTATGGACAGGTTTGAGAAACTTGCATATACTCAACAATGTGAGGAACTTACCAATGAAGATATAGAGAAATACATGGCTGATGTTGGACAGACAGACTCAGTTGAAGTTGTTTACGACCATTGGAggcaaaagagaaagaagaaaggtTTGCCTCTTATCCGGCAATTCCAG CCACCTCTCTGGGAACAGTATCAGCAGCAACTGAAGGAATGGGAATTAAAGCAGAGCAGAGTCCCTATCCAATCCGGAGGATGCCACGACATAGCAGATTTAATGAAGAAACCACCTATGTTTGCCTTTTGTTTGAGACCACGAGGCTTGGAAGTTCCTTTATCAAAGCAGAGATCTCATAAGAAGCTCATGTTCAATGGCCACCATAATGTTTCAACGAGAGACCAAGATAGCTGCTCTAATCTtg GGAGAAAAGTGGATGGCTTTTCACTCGTGGAGGTTACTGGTTCCAGCTACGAATCTTCTGATTCTTATCACGGGCTTCTGACTCAATCTACCTTTTCACCACGGGATACTGCAAGCACTGAATCCTTGTTCGCTCATGATAGTTCAGAAAGGTTTCTAGACTCGAGATATTCTCGAAGCAATTCAAAAAGGATTGATGCATTCCTGTCTCCCAGGTATCTTCAAAAGGCACCATTCACATATAATCAAAGACCTAAAAATGAAGTCAATAAATGGACTTCAGACTATTCTGAAAGTTCTAGCATAAAGCAAGCTTCATCAAATGGGTTTCAGAGGCATCTTGCTGATATGGATGAGTTTAGGTTGCGTGATGCAACAAGTGCTGCTCAGCATGCATGGAACATGGCTAAGCTTAAGAGAGAGAAAGCACAGTGGTTGCTACACAAGGCTGATCTTTCACTTCATCGAGCCACAGTTGCGCTAATGACAGCAGAGGCAATAAAATCATCTGAGAAAGGCATTGTTGGAGATGGGTAA